The Acidobacteriota bacterium region GATTGCCCGTGAGAACGAAGAGGCGCTGCGCCGCCGATGCCATTATGACGAAAAGCAGAGCGAGTTGAATGCCTGCCATTACGCGATATAGTTTCTCGGCGGCGGGCGATTCCTTTCTGAGCAGCCAGTGAGAAAACAGAAGGGTCGGGAGAACGAGCGCCGCGACCGTCACAAGCTCACCGAAACCGCGGCGCGCGTAATCGGCGAGCTTAAGGTTCTCGGTCTGCTGGACCAGTTCAAAACCGCCGAAGAGATATGGGATCTGAACGATCACAAAAAGCAAAAAGAGCAGATTGATCAAACCCATCGCGACGCCGACCTCGATCGGACCGATCGTGAGGGTCGCCGGAAGAAAATTGCTTTCGGGTTGGCGCCAGTCCCATTTGCTTTCGTCGGTCTTGGTTTCCTCGGCGTTTGATTCTTCAACGGTCGTCGTGATGCTCGGAATGGGTTCCGAAGCTTCCGTTTTTTCAAGAAAGGTGCTTTTCACGTCATTTGCAAGACTCTCGGTGATCACTCCGCGAAGATAACCGGCCGCGATCCACGAGAAGAAACCGATCATAAAGCCGTGCTGAAGGATCAGATCGGCCCGAATGTTCAGCGTTCGTTCCACGATTCCCTGAAAGACGGCGTCGGCCGCGACGAAGAGCGCGCCGAAAATGAATAACAAAGGTGCGGCGATGGCCGCGCCGCGAAGGACCGAAACAAAGTGCTTTTTCCAGCCTTCCCGCGAAACCGCGCTCCATTCGATGTCATTGAAAAGCACAAGAAAAGGCGAGAACGCGGCGTTCACTCCCGACCAGAAGAATCCGATCGCGTAGTGGTAAACGCCGGCGGACCGGATGTCGATCCGCAACGCGGGCAACACAAGCACCGCAAGAATGATGAATATTGCGGCGGAATTCAGCATTTTGAGTTCGATCGAGTCCCGCCACGCAAATCCCAATCCGCAGAGCACCGTCGCCGCGATCAGGGCGCCGCTGGCCGGACTCCAAAACTCACGCTTGCGTCGCCAGAGGAGCATTACCATTGCCGCCGCCAGCACGCTCACGACCAGCGAAACGTTCAAACCCCACGGCGTATGGCGCAAGAGGACGTCGCACAAGATTCCGAGCAGGATCGCAGCCTGCAGAATTTCCAAACCGCTCTTCGATCGTTCGTTCATAAATCCACCGCCAAATTCCCGGATCGCGCGAATTCCGTTTCCACGTCGGGAAACGAACCTCGGCCAAAAAAGACGTAACTCGCGAACCTTTGCCCGATCCGGCTTCTGAGAACGGCGAATCCGAACTCGAGAAGCCGCTGACCGGTGAATGCCCTGATGATCCGCCGCATCCAGAGCCGCGATATGAACCTCGCGCGAAATCTCTCGCCCGAGTATTTGAAAAGCACCGAAGCATCGCCGGTGCGCAGCCTTTCCGAAACCACTTCCGCGGCAAAAAGCGATAAACGCATTGCCGGGTCGAGCCCGCCGGCGGTCAAGGGCGACACGGCACCGGCGGCGTCGCCGATCAAGAGCCCGTGTTCGTTTGCGATTCGCCGTAAGACTCCGCCGACCGGTATTCGTCCACCGCGCGACTCGACATGCTCAAGACCGGAAATATCGACGACCGTTCTCGTCTTCTCCTTAAACAATGATAACGCTTCGCGCGGATCGAAAACAGCCGGATAACCACCAACACCGATGTGGATTTCCTCGCCGTCATCGGCGATCCAGGCGAGATAGCCGGGCGCGAGTTCGCCGTCGAGGAAGCAATGCAGACGCGGTTCGGATTCCGCGTCTTTGGATCTGTAAACTTCCTCGTAACCGACGATCCATTCACGGTTCTCGTCAAGCTTAAGGTCTTTCGCGACGCGAGATCTTGCTCCGTCGGCGCCGATCAAAACAGTCGCTCGGACATTGAATGACCTGCCTTTTCTTTCAAGCGTGACGGTCGTTCCCTGACTTGGGAATTTCGCGCCGCGTCCAATCCTGTCTGCGGGTTTTGCCGCGATGTATCGCGTGCCGTTCGAAAACTCAACGCCGTTGGAGACGCATTCATCGAGCATCGACTCATACAGGACGCCCATCTTTCCGACACGAAACTCCTCGTGCTCGCTTTCGAGTTCGAACGATTTCAAGCGTGGCGAGTAAAGCGTCACTTTCTTTACCGCGCGGCCGAGCGTTCCGTTGGGAAAGTCGAAATCCTCAAGCGTCTTTCGAACGAAGATCCCCGTCGTATGCACGGCGCGCGTGAGATCTCCTTTGCGGTCGACGAGCAAAATTTTTGCGCCTCGCTGCGAGAGCAGCTTGGCGCATTGCAGACCGGCCAGGCCGGCACCGATGATCACTACATCAAAGGTCTTCATAATTTTGGGTTGTTCTTTTCCAACGAAAGATACTTTCTCGCGTGCCAGAGACTGTCCTCATCACCGATCAATATCGCTTCGATAAACTTGTCGATCCCGTAGGCTTCGCTGATGTCGAGCCGTGCCGCGAAAGCATCGTCCGGCAGATCGAACACGATCTCTTTTTCGAAAGGCTCGTTCGTTTTCACGTCCTGATCCAGAGAAACAGTCGCGCTCGGCAGCAGCTTTTCAGCCTCCGTGTCGCGCTGATGAATAAGGCCCCGTCCATCGAGAACCCTCGCCGACGGCTCAAGCAGTCTCATTGAAATAGATGGATCACGAGCATCGCTGAAGACTCTCACGGTTACGACGTTGAATTCGCCGCGGGCGGTCAGATTTCCGATTGATTTGGATTTTCGTACATCCGTTACCGACGCGTGAAGATGGCAATCTATGTAGAAACCACAGAACACCTTCGGCTGATTCATCGCGATCGTCGAAGGTTCGCTTAGAAATGAGAGTCCAACGAGTGCGATGGCATAAAGCACGCACCAGGCGATTGCGCCGACGACGACAGAATTCCTGAACCCGGTTCGCTTCGTAAAGATCGCAAACGCAAGCGCAACGGTCGCGCAGGCTGCGCCGAGAATTGTCATCAAAAGCAAGATCACGCCCATATCCTTCTCAATCGCAAATCGCAAATCGCAAATCGCAAATCGCAAATCGCAAATCAAACGCCGCCCTTCATCGCGTTTATCAATGCTTCCATATGGTTCAGATAGCGGCCAAGCGCTTCGCGGCCGGCCTCAGTGATTCGATATTCGGTCAGCGGAACCCGGCCTTTGAACGATTTTTCGCAAGTCAGGTATCCGGCCTCTTCGAGCTTCCGCGCGTGAACGCTGACGTTGCCGTCGGACGTGTTCAACAGGTTCTTGAGATCCGTGAAAGACAGCGACTCGTTCGCCGCCAGCGCGCTGATAATTCCCAAACGGGCGCGTTCGTGGATGATCTTGTCGAGTTCGTTCGAGACGGCTTCGGCCGCCTTTTCAACCCGCAGGGAAGATCGCCGCGTCGTGCCATTTGTCTCCATTGCCAATTTTCTGACTGCCATTTGTTAACCCCAAACTAACCGCCGTAGCGCCTTCCGATCACGCATCCGAAAACGACGTGCAAAAGTCCAAAACTCAGACCCATCATCATGTTTCCGAAACCGGGCGGAACAAAGAACGCCACCGCGCCGAGCGCGAGAAAGCACCATCCCATCACCGGAACGGCCCTCACGGAAAATGCGCCGCCGCAAACGACAGCGGCGCCGTAGCACATTATCCAAACCGGGATCATTACTTCAAAATGTCCGAATCGCCAAAGCCCCAGCGTGATGAAAACGCCGCAAAGAATCGGTGGCAACGAGTTGACCAACAGTTTCTTGGCGGGTCCGGAGAGCAGCGAAGATTTCGAGATCCGGGATTTTTGCCACATCGCGAAAAGTCCGATCACCGCGGCGAGCGCGGCTTCGGTCAGCCAGACGAAAAGCCAACCGCGGATCGACGTCTGTGAGTTGGCGACAAATGCCGCGCCGAGCGCGGTCACGCCCATCAGAACTCCGCCGTAACCGGGAACTGCCGTAAAACTCGTCGAGCGCTCCATCGTTTCGCGGATGAACTTCAGATTATCGATCGCCCGGTCGCTGATGTTTATCGGATCGTTCGATCTGTCGCGCAATGGTTCAAGCTTGGCCATAATCTGTGTTAAAGATACGTCAAGTTATTCGCTGTGTCAAGAACTTTGTAATGCAAAGTTAAAGATTTCAGAATCGATTTCAAGATCAAAGAGTTTGTCCGAGAAAGTCGTTTGAGAACTTAACCCAAATTACGTAACAGAAAATTTCTCTCCCGCGAAACCCGCCAAAAACGCGAAAAATGGCATTTTTGATGTTGTTTTTCGCGTATTTCGCGGGAAATTGCTTTTAATGAGTAATCTGGGCCTAATTGACTTCTTCAAGCGTGCGGAGCACGCGAACGTACGATAGCACCATGTGAAGCGAAGCGGAACGTGGTGTCAGCCACGGACAATTCCAACGAGCGTGTGAAACATCTATAAAGACGGTTTCGGTGTCAAGTTCGGAAGTGAACTTTGCGGTCCGCCAATGATATTGGTGAAAGAAAGTTCGGTTCCGGTTTCAAGGTTCGTCGTCATTATCCTTATCTCCGGGGCAGTTGCTGTCCCGAGAATTGATCTGTCTTTGTCTTTGGTTTTCAATGATTTATACCCAGCAGCCGTGGCTGTGGGAATGTGGAAAAGCCGCTTTTTGGCTTTTCCAAGCGATTGTGGGAATTGAGGGAAAACGTTTTTTGTTTTTCCTCAATTTCCACATGAGCGGCATTTCCATAGCCTTCTTCGGGTTCGACCAGACCGGCCGGCACCGCTCGCCGCCCGGACACACCTCCGGCGCTCCCCCGATCCGGGGGCGTCGAAGAAAGTGCCTTTGTCCATTCAAGATCATCCTCGCTGCCGGTTGTTTTTCGTTTCTTTCTGTTTGCCG contains the following coding sequences:
- a CDS encoding DUF4173 domain-containing protein, with the protein product MNERSKSGLEILQAAILLGILCDVLLRHTPWGLNVSLVVSVLAAAMVMLLWRRKREFWSPASGALIAATVLCGLGFAWRDSIELKMLNSAAIFIILAVLVLPALRIDIRSAGVYHYAIGFFWSGVNAAFSPFLVLFNDIEWSAVSREGWKKHFVSVLRGAAIAAPLLFIFGALFVAADAVFQGIVERTLNIRADLILQHGFMIGFFSWIAAGYLRGVITESLANDVKSTFLEKTEASEPIPSITTTVEESNAEETKTDESKWDWRQPESNFLPATLTIGPIEVGVAMGLINLLFLLFVIVQIPYLFGGFELVQQTENLKLADYARRGFGELVTVAALVLPTLLFSHWLLRKESPAAEKLYRVMAGIQLALLFVIMASAAQRLFVLTGNLGYGLTTVRFYPMVFMIWLAVVFIWFAITVLRGKRSQFAWGALWSALCVLGILHLINPNEFIVRTNIALMREGRSFDVQYNSNLSDDAIPLMLESFPSLGAAEPLDSIQSRMKTQLGRRLCEIRTETDLRSFNLARWRAKRAFDVDKNWVEFVGNCEQFDYRRGFD
- a CDS encoding NAD(P)/FAD-dependent oxidoreductase; the encoded protein is MKTFDVVIIGAGLAGLQCAKLLSQRGAKILLVDRKGDLTRAVHTTGIFVRKTLEDFDFPNGTLGRAVKKVTLYSPRLKSFELESEHEEFRVGKMGVLYESMLDECVSNGVEFSNGTRYIAAKPADRIGRGAKFPSQGTTVTLERKGRSFNVRATVLIGADGARSRVAKDLKLDENREWIVGYEEVYRSKDAESEPRLHCFLDGELAPGYLAWIADDGEEIHIGVGGYPAVFDPREALSLFKEKTRTVVDISGLEHVESRGGRIPVGGVLRRIANEHGLLIGDAAGAVSPLTAGGLDPAMRLSLFAAEVVSERLRTGDASVLFKYSGERFRARFISRLWMRRIIRAFTGQRLLEFGFAVLRSRIGQRFASYVFFGRGSFPDVETEFARSGNLAVDL
- a CDS encoding transcriptional regulator, whose product is METNGTTRRSSLRVEKAAEAVSNELDKIIHERARLGIISALAANESLSFTDLKNLLNTSDGNVSVHARKLEEAGYLTCEKSFKGRVPLTEYRITEAGREALGRYLNHMEALINAMKGGV